A part of Candidatus Binatia bacterium genomic DNA contains:
- a CDS encoding acyloxyacyl hydrolase, producing the protein MPATVPTQPSPARRRLRRVLAASLVVAMLEALPAAAPARADLLGNGPLLLAGYSPDQDVNNRQRDIALLSVGWRWHFQGADFLDNFFAKAKTDFSWSVEPTVGGIFGDAHAFEASVVPLARFAPLGWTNVVPYFEGGIGLIFTTLQNYGLGSEVLFSDNAGIGVTFGSDDGLRWSVGYRFRHISHAKIFGHQNEGLNAHFLVIEVE; encoded by the coding sequence ATGCCTGCAACTGTCCCCACCCAGCCTTCCCCTGCACGCCGCCGCCTCCGGCGAGTCCTGGCCGCCAGTCTCGTGGTCGCCATGCTCGAGGCGCTGCCCGCCGCCGCGCCGGCCCGCGCCGACCTGCTCGGAAACGGCCCGCTGCTGCTCGCGGGCTACTCGCCGGACCAGGACGTCAACAACCGCCAGCGCGACATCGCGCTGCTTTCGGTGGGCTGGCGCTGGCATTTCCAGGGCGCCGACTTCCTCGACAACTTCTTCGCGAAAGCCAAGACCGACTTCTCGTGGTCGGTCGAGCCGACGGTTGGCGGGATCTTCGGTGACGCGCACGCGTTCGAGGCCTCGGTAGTTCCGCTCGCGCGCTTCGCGCCGCTCGGCTGGACCAACGTCGTGCCCTACTTCGAAGGCGGCATCGGCCTGATCTTCACGACGCTGCAGAATTACGGTCTGGGATCCGAAGTGCTGTTCAGCGACAACGCCGGCATCGGTGTCACGTTCGGCAGCGACGACGGCCTGCGCTGGTCGGTCGGCTACCGCTTCCGCCACATCTCGCACGCCAAGATCTTCGGCCACCAGAACGAGGGCCTGAACGCGCACTTCCTCGTCATCGAGGTAGAGTAG
- a CDS encoding thioredoxin fold domain-containing protein, giving the protein MPFPTRLRPAACALIPLASLVAVASVARAADTVAGTKVDSAAAASVIGPAAAAAAPATDAAPAPAPAAPAAADDEKPQPAALELAFTPFEDKLFVEARQNGVPIVLYFEADWCAPCRKMHETTFRSPAVVEAAAGIRLFRVDMTRPNSYLDLVEKSFRITGAPTVVLFGPDGQERQRQLGFIPAATFAKMLSSTRKPATNH; this is encoded by the coding sequence TTGCCGTTCCCGACCAGGCTGCGACCCGCGGCCTGCGCCCTGATTCCACTGGCCTCGCTCGTCGCGGTCGCATCCGTTGCACGCGCCGCGGACACGGTGGCGGGGACGAAGGTCGATTCCGCCGCTGCCGCATCGGTCATCGGACCGGCGGCTGCCGCTGCCGCACCCGCGACCGATGCCGCACCCGCACCCGCACCCGCGGCCCCGGCTGCCGCGGACGACGAGAAGCCGCAGCCGGCCGCGCTCGAGCTCGCGTTCACGCCTTTCGAAGACAAGCTCTTCGTCGAGGCTCGCCAAAATGGCGTTCCGATTGTGCTCTACTTCGAGGCCGACTGGTGCGCGCCGTGCCGGAAAATGCACGAGACGACGTTTCGTTCGCCGGCTGTCGTGGAAGCTGCAGCCGGCATTCGCCTGTTTCGTGTCGACATGACCAGACCCAACTCCTACCTCGACCTGGTCGAGAAAAGCTTCCGTATCACCGGCGCGCCCACTGTCGTCTTGTTCGGACCGGACGGACAGGAACGGCAGCGCCAGCTCGGCTTCATCCCTGCGGCGACATTCGCGAAGATGCTGAGCAGCACGAGGAAGCCGGCAACCAACCACTGA
- a CDS encoding DEAD/DEAH box helicase: MSSAEPATPIAREPLAFADLDLPDSVRRGIEDAGFTFCTPIQAETLPTAITGRDIAGQAQTGTGKTAAFLIAAFTLLLSRPRRHQGKGSCPRVLIIAPTRELAMQIFEEAKLLGKHTGLVLHAVYGGVDYIKQLDRLAEGVDVLIGTPGRLIDYLKQRVFTLKDSEILIVDEADRMFDMGFVDDLRYLVTKMPPATERASFMYSATLSYRVLELAYEYMHDVHRVAIDEEQVTAERVEQLVYHVGVDEKLPVMLNLLLREKPSRALVFVNTRRGVHFVAERLERHGYAVGVLVGDVDQKRRIRTLRDFKEGNISILVATDVASRGLHIEAVSHVFNYDLPQDPEDYVHRIGRTARAGASGIAYSLACEHHVYSLEAIEEFIGMSVPHTFPAAELVRMPRPQPRPARVEPVPVEADRAAEEAPAAGEAGEGDGAPGRRKRRSRSKRKGSIERTDAGAAAPASGAQAESSPPPAQEAADAAGPRRKRRRRRRRRSGDAAAPSGDGNATAGEPG, from the coding sequence ATGTCTTCAGCAGAACCTGCCACACCGATCGCCAGAGAGCCGCTGGCTTTTGCCGATCTCGACCTGCCCGATAGCGTCCGGCGCGGCATCGAAGATGCCGGGTTCACCTTCTGCACGCCGATCCAGGCCGAAACGCTGCCGACGGCGATCACCGGCCGTGACATTGCAGGCCAGGCGCAGACCGGCACCGGCAAGACGGCCGCGTTCCTGATCGCTGCGTTCACGCTGCTGCTCAGTCGCCCGCGCCGCCATCAGGGCAAGGGCTCGTGCCCGCGCGTGCTGATCATCGCCCCCACTCGCGAGCTGGCGATGCAGATTTTCGAGGAGGCCAAGCTGCTCGGCAAGCACACGGGCCTCGTGCTGCACGCGGTCTACGGCGGCGTCGATTACATCAAGCAGCTCGACCGCCTGGCCGAAGGCGTCGACGTGCTGATCGGCACCCCGGGGCGCCTGATCGACTATCTCAAGCAGCGCGTCTTCACGCTGAAGGATTCCGAGATCCTGATCGTCGACGAGGCCGACCGCATGTTCGACATGGGGTTCGTCGACGACCTTCGCTACCTCGTGACCAAGATGCCGCCGGCCACCGAGCGCGCCTCGTTCATGTATTCGGCCACGCTGTCGTATCGCGTGCTCGAGCTCGCCTACGAGTACATGCACGACGTGCACCGCGTCGCGATCGACGAGGAGCAGGTGACGGCCGAGCGCGTCGAGCAGCTCGTCTACCACGTGGGCGTCGACGAGAAGCTGCCGGTCATGCTGAACCTGCTGTTGCGCGAAAAGCCATCGCGCGCCCTGGTGTTCGTCAATACCCGGCGCGGCGTGCACTTCGTTGCCGAGAGGCTCGAGCGCCACGGCTACGCGGTCGGCGTTCTGGTGGGCGACGTCGACCAGAAAAGGCGCATCCGCACGCTGCGCGACTTCAAGGAAGGCAACATCTCCATCCTCGTCGCGACGGACGTCGCGTCGCGCGGCCTGCACATCGAGGCCGTCAGCCACGTCTTCAACTACGATCTTCCGCAGGATCCGGAAGACTACGTGCACCGAATCGGGCGCACCGCGCGCGCAGGAGCTTCCGGCATCGCGTACTCGCTGGCCTGCGAGCATCACGTCTACTCGCTCGAGGCGATCGAGGAATTCATCGGGATGTCGGTCCCCCACACGTTCCCCGCTGCGGAGCTGGTCAGGATGCCGCGGCCGCAGCCGCGCCCGGCCCGCGTCGAGCCTGTCCCGGTCGAAGCGGATCGTGCCGCAGAGGAAGCGCCCGCCGCGGGCGAAGCGGGAGAAGGCGACGGCGCTCCAGGCCGTCGCAAGCGCCGCTCGCGTTCGAAACGCAAAGGCTCGATCGAAAGGACTGATGCCGGTGCCGCCGCGCCTGCATCCGGCGCGCAAGCCGAATCTTCGCCGCCGCCGGCGCAGGAGGCGGCCGACGCCGCCGGCCCGCGCCGCAAGCGTCGCCGCCGCCGACGTCGCCGCTCCGGTGACGCCGCCGCTCCTTCGGGCGACGGCAACGCGACCGCCGGCGAGCCCGGCTGA
- a CDS encoding lysophospholipid acyltransferase family protein → MSPAGSDERWSDVVVDRELRERLRPALRFLFERWWRVTLRGIERVPRDGPAILVGNHSGALPLDAVMLAYALDREEEAASPRRVARVLYDRFIEGIPPLADFYRRAGGVPARYQVADALLRRGELVVIFPEGVGGVAKLFDDRYRLQRFSTSAARLAVKHRAPVIPFSIVGAEEAYPLLGRSQEGNAPLGAPYVPVTPFFPLLGPLGILPLPTKWTISFGSRIALHREKRFGGSPNFEAMTARVRRSVEVLIRRSLDERESVFLG, encoded by the coding sequence ATGTCCCCCGCCGGCAGCGACGAACGATGGAGTGACGTCGTCGTCGACCGCGAGCTGCGCGAGCGGCTGCGGCCGGCGCTGCGTTTCCTTTTCGAGCGCTGGTGGCGCGTCACGCTGCGCGGAATCGAACGCGTTCCCAGAGACGGTCCGGCGATCCTCGTCGGCAATCACTCGGGCGCTCTTCCGCTGGATGCCGTGATGCTCGCGTACGCGCTCGACCGCGAAGAAGAAGCGGCCAGCCCGCGTCGCGTCGCGCGGGTGCTTTACGATCGCTTCATCGAAGGCATCCCGCCGCTGGCCGACTTCTATCGCCGCGCCGGCGGTGTGCCGGCGCGCTACCAGGTCGCCGATGCGCTGCTGCGGCGAGGCGAGCTCGTCGTGATTTTCCCGGAAGGCGTCGGCGGCGTGGCCAAGCTGTTCGACGACAGGTATCGCCTGCAGAGGTTCTCGACGTCGGCAGCACGGCTGGCGGTCAAGCACCGCGCCCCTGTGATCCCGTTCTCCATCGTCGGCGCCGAGGAAGCGTATCCCCTGCTCGGCCGCAGCCAGGAAGGCAATGCCCCGCTAGGGGCGCCGTACGTGCCCGTGACGCCGTTCTTCCCTTTGCTCGGCCCTCTCGGCATCCTGCCGCTGCCGACGAAGTGGACGATATCGTTCGGCTCGCGCATCGCGCTGCACCGCGAGAAGCGCTTCGGCGGGTCGCCGAATTTCGAGGCGATGACGGCGCGCGTGCGCCGCAGCGTAGAAGTGCTCATCCGGCGCAGTCTCGACGAGCGCGAGTCGGTCTTCCTCGGTTAG
- a CDS encoding glutaredoxin family protein — MAVTIYTRGDCEFSRRLRESFRERGIAFREIDVGANPECIPELVKLTGRRRIVPVVVDGAKIEIAPQGGTEF, encoded by the coding sequence ATGGCCGTCACGATCTACACGCGCGGCGACTGCGAGTTCAGCCGGCGCCTGCGCGAAAGCTTTCGCGAGCGCGGCATTGCGTTCCGCGAGATCGACGTGGGCGCAAACCCCGAATGCATTCCCGAGCTGGTCAAGCTCACGGGACGCCGGCGCATCGTGCCGGTCGTCGTCGACGGCGCCAAGATCGAGATTGCGCCACAGGGCGGCACCGAGTTCTGA